AGGGATCTGCCATTGATTGGTGATTCGAAACAACGAGCACTCCTCTGTTGAGTATATTGAGATTTTCTGGCAATGTCCTATTCGTACCGTACAAAATCCGTACTGGGTATGACATCACAATATGTAAGAATATTTGGACGAGCGAACGACCATATTCGATGAGTGTATATTTCTGAACCTGTTTCATAGTCATACTCTACAAAAAGTATTAAATACGTCCTTTTGATTTCAAAATTTGAAGAGCGACAAAAAGTTTGAGTTTCTGCCATGGATTTCTATTTCCGAAAGGAATATAGACTTTCTTCAGTGTTCGCAGATACGGATCAAAATGAAGAGAGTGCGGTACAGGGTATACTTTCTGATGAAAAAGTATCTTCAGAACCTCTGTTGAAACAAGATTGGCACAGAGGAGTGTCCCTGTCACGAGTGAAGGAGCCTTCTTTTCTTTCCAATCGACGCCTTCGGGTTTGAAATAACGTCGTTGAAGCAGTGTCGGCGTCAGACCAAGTCCAAAACGAAGCAATTGCATTTCTTTTGTTTGTTCATCACAAATATCGAAATACTCATCAAAACTCATTCCATGAGGATCAAAAACAAGCATAGAAGAGCCAAAACCAACTGGCCCTGCTGATACCGCAAAAACAGCCTGTTCCCGAGCAGATAAAAAAAGCATCCGACGAGTCTCAATAGCGAAAAAATCAAGGGCATCAACAACAACATCAACACCAGAGAGAAAAGAATCGATATTTTCAGTATGTATTCCTTGAGGGAAAGTCGTCACTTTTGCATACGGATTGATAGAATGAATCATTTTTTCCACCGCTTCTACTTTCGGTGTACCAACGGTATCCATTGTTGCCGATTGCTGTCTATTGATATTCACCACTTCATACGTATCAAGATCAGCAATATGAAATTTTCCAAATCCGAGACGTGCGAAAGTACTGGCATAAAGAGCTCCTACACCCCCGAGTCCAGGTATCGCTATCGTCATATTTCTCAATTGCGCCTGTTGTTCCGGTGTCAACAATCCATTATTTCTCGAAAATGCCTCTGCATAAAACTCATTTTCGTTCAACATAAGATTTTTACTTTTAATAAAAAATGGGTGTCCTACATACAAATAAATGCACTCAATCTGAATGTCTGGATTGGCTCATACTCGACTGTAGAGGTACTTTCTGAATCAGTTCTCCTCTTGCATACGATTCGAGAATAGAAGATATTTTCTCTTTTTTGAGATCTCTCACCTGAACATTGGTAATAATCAATGCGACATAACGAAGGAACCAACGACCACTCCACTCTTGCAACAGCACGTCGTATGGCATTTCCATATTTCCAATAGGAAGACGATTATCGAAAGAATCTGATCCAATACGAGAATCATAAATATAGAACACTTTCTTTACATCGCTGTATCCTCCAACAGCTATCCAGTGAAGCGTGTTTGCTCGAATCAAAAGCACGGGAGGCCTCTTCTTGAGAGCTATCTCCGTGCGAATCCATTCGAGACGTTCTTCATTTGTTATAGCGTCGAGTCGGATCTCGAGAGTCGTCATATTATGAGCTTTGAATAGCTCTTTCATATCACGGGGAAAAACAGGACGAAACAAATCAAACCACACCGGACCTCGAAGCAATTTATTCGAAGAAAGAGAGCGGACACCTACAGCTTTGGCAACCCATTCAGCTGTATACGATCCACAACGAATATGTGACCAATGGTCAATGAGAGGATTAGAGACAAGATCGACATATGCTTCTGCTGGTAACAGTTCTCTCGCTTCAGATTTCATAAAAATATATTCACCGTTTTATCAGTGTTTTATTTGCGATTTTTTCAAATACGTCACTATGTCACCGAGCGTTTCAATATTGATGAGGTCGATATAATTCGCTTCAAGATGGAAAGCTTCTTCAAATGCTGTGATGAGACTGAACATCGCAATCGAATCTTCTGCCAAGTCATCGATTCGCAAAGAAAAATCTAGATCTTTCAATGGTTTATTAAAAACACGCGAAACAATTGCGAGTACCCTTGATTCGGTTGTTTCGTCATTATTCTCCATACGGTTCTACATAAAGTATAGCACCAAATGGACATCCTGGAAAACTCAGTTTCTCTGGCCGTATCCTTCTTTCCTGACCATCTTGTATCAAAGAAAGAAGTTCTCCTCGATTATTTATGGTTGTTTCTATGGCATGGGGATGGAGAGCGAGTCCTGCTCCAATTGCCTTCAGGAAAGCTTCTTTGTAACACCATATCTGAAGAAATGGAATATGATAACGGATACAAGAATCATATTCCTTAGGAGTCAAGAATGATCGCGAAAATGCCTCTGTACACTCTCGATCGTGTTCTATATCCACTCCGACATACCCTGTTTCTTCTATAAGAGACAATCCAGCGATTGCTTTTCCTTTCGTATGACTGAGAGACAGAGAATATTCTGAGTGAAAAACAATATCATCATGATGAAGAATACGGAAATCTGGCCTCGTATGAGAATCACTGATAATTTCTATGTCGATTGGCGCAACCTCTCTATGCCACTGATTCCGAATCATCTGCGAGATGATGTGTTTGGCAGCTATCCGTCCAGCAAGCCAGTCAGGCTGTTTTTTTTCTGACAATTGCTCGTACTGACTCTGTTCTTTCGGAGACAGACTTTGTTTCATCAATACCGAAGATATTTCTTCTTCCCAAAAATAGAACATATTCTATATAAAAAATAAATAAAAATAAGCGGTATCACTACTCTTTCTTTCTTCTCCATCTTCAGTATATGATAAGAACGGAAATCAATGCAAAAGGACAGGAAATATGCTAATATAATGGGTAGATATTATGCGTTATCTTCTTCTCGTCATCATTTTTGTCCTTCGTGATTTCAGCAAAGCTCGCGCTATTTTTACTATGGTTGTTATCAGTCTCGCTATTGCTTCTACATCGGTACTCGCAACCAATAGCATCCTCGCTGGGTTTCAAGAGATGCTCAGTAAAGGAGTAAAGGGCTGGATAGGAGATATATTCATTATACCAACGGAAGAGAAGCCATCTATTGATCATGCTGAAGACATCATATCAGATATCAAGACACTTCAGTATGTAGAAGCAGTGAGTGTGCGTGCGTCAGCTGATGGAACATTTAAATACAAAGACAAAATCAGTGCACCTTTTTCACTTATTGGTGTTGATACGGGAGCAGAGGCCTACACTACCGGACTCCCCTCTACCGTCATCCAAGGCCAATTCCTCGATATTACAATGGATTCAGAAAGTATCATACTGGGTCTCAATTTTGCTGATAGCTTCATAGGAGGTCCGTATGATGGATCAAGTCTTTCTGTAGGAGAAAAGCTCCAGTTCATTCGTAACGACGGCAGTGTCAAAGAATATCGTATCAAAGGTA
This DNA window, taken from Candidatus Moraniibacteriota bacterium, encodes the following:
- a CDS encoding phosphopantetheine-binding protein, encoding MENNDETTESRVLAIVSRVFNKPLKDLDFSLRIDDLAEDSIAMFSLITAFEEAFHLEANYIDLINIETLGDIVTYLKKSQIKH
- a CDS encoding 4'-phosphopantetheinyl transferase superfamily protein; the protein is MFYFWEEEISSVLMKQSLSPKEQSQYEQLSEKKQPDWLAGRIAAKHIISQMIRNQWHREVAPIDIEIISDSHTRPDFRILHHDDIVFHSEYSLSLSHTKGKAIAGLSLIEETGYVGVDIEHDRECTEAFSRSFLTPKEYDSCIRYHIPFLQIWCYKEAFLKAIGAGLALHPHAIETTINNRGELLSLIQDGQERRIRPEKLSFPGCPFGAILYVEPYGE
- a CDS encoding ThiF family adenylyltransferase, which translates into the protein MLNENEFYAEAFSRNNGLLTPEQQAQLRNMTIAIPGLGGVGALYASTFARLGFGKFHIADLDTYEVVNINRQQSATMDTVGTPKVEAVEKMIHSINPYAKVTTFPQGIHTENIDSFLSGVDVVVDALDFFAIETRRMLFLSAREQAVFAVSAGPVGFGSSMLVFDPHGMSFDEYFDICDEQTKEMQLLRFGLGLTPTLLQRRYFKPEGVDWKEKKAPSLVTGTLLCANLVSTEVLKILFHQKVYPVPHSLHFDPYLRTLKKVYIPFGNRNPWQKLKLFVALQILKSKGRI